Below is a genomic region from Halobacterium sp. CBA1132.
GGCGCCGCCGTCGCCACCCATGCTGCGAATACTGCCGGTATCAAAATCCCCGTCCGTGTGAACAGTGAACCGTTTAGTCGTATGACGGATACAAGCTCGAACTACGTCGACGGGGAGTGGGTCTCGGCGTCGACCGGCGAGACAGTCGACGTGACGAACCCCGCAAAGCCCTCGGAAGTCGTCGCGCGATACCAACAGTCCGGCACCGAGGACGCCAACGAAGCCGCCGAAGCCGCAGCGGCCGCCGAGGACGAGTGGGCGAACACACCCGGTCCGGAGCGCGGACGCATCCTCCGACAGGCCGGCAGCATCCTCGCCGACCGCAAGGACGAACTTACCGACCAACTCGTCGCCGAAGAGGGGAAAGCGCGCCCCGAAGCAGCGGGCGAGGTACAGCGAGCCATCGACATCTTCCACTACTTCGCGGGGAAGGCGTCCGACCTCGGCGGCACGATGAAAGCCTCCAGCAGCCCCGACACCACACTCTACACGCGCAAGGAGCCGGTCGGTGTCGCAGCCCTCATCACGCCGTGGAACTACCCGATTGCGATTCCGGCGTGGAAACTCGCACCCGCGCTCGCCGCGGGCAATACGGTCGTCCTCAAGCCCGCCAGTGTCGCACCGGGTCCGGCCGTCGCGCTCGCAGAGGCGCTCGACGAGGCGGGCCTGCCCGACGGCGTGCTGAACGTCGTCACCGGTCCGGGTAGTTCGGTCGCGAGCACGTTCGTCGAACACGAGGAAGTCGACGCGGTGTCGTTCACGGGGAGCAGTCAGGTGGGGGAGATGGTGTACGACCAAGCGACCGACCAAGGCAAGCGCGCACAGACGGAGATGGGCGGGAAGAACCCCACGCTCGTTGCCGACTCAGCAGACCCCGAGGAAGCCGCCGAAATCGTTGCGAACGGCGGATTCGGCACTACGGGACAGTCGTGTACGGCGTGCTCCCGAGCAATCGTTCACGAGGACGTCTACGACGAGTTCGTCGACGCGCTCGTCGCGGAGGCCGAGTCCATCGACATCGGCCCCGGAATGGACCACGAGATGGGACCGCAGGTCAGCCAGAGCGAACTGGACTCCACGCTCGAATACATCGACATCGCCCGGGACGAGGGAGCTACCCTAGCGACTGGCGGTGACACGCCGGACGGACTTGGTGACGGCTACTTCGTCGAGCCAACTGTCTTCTCGGATGTCGACAACGACATGCGCATCGCCCAAGAGGAAGTCTTCGGCCCGGTTGTCGCCGTCATCAAGGTCTCCGACTTCGACGAGGGACTAGAGGTGGCTAACGACGTCGAATACGGCCTCTCCGCCAGCGTGGTCACCGACGACCACACGGAAGCCAATCGCTTCCTCGACGAGGCCGAAGCCGGCGTCGTCAAAGTCAACGAGAAGACGACTGGTCTCGAACTCCACGTGCCCTTCGGCGGCTTCAAGCGCTCCTCTTCGGAGACGTGGCGCGAACAGGGCGACGAAGGACTGGAGTTCTACACTATCGAGAAAACCGTCTACGACAACTACTGAACGCGCAGCGAGCGCGGCTTCCGAGACCGCGCGCATTCGACAATCGCGGACGGGCCGTCTCGACGGAGTGGGTGTCGCCGGACGCGTTCCGTGGCTGACTTCGGGGGAGTCGGCTACCGGTTGTCGTGTTTCCAGCTGTCGATTGGGACCTGTCCGCCGTCGACGCGCAGTTCGTGGCCGTTGACGTAGTCGCTGGCCGGCGACGAGAGGAACATCACGGCGTCGGCTATCTCCTCGGGTTGTGCGAACCTGTCCAGTGGGTTCGAGTCCAGAATCTGTTCGACAGTCTCGTCGGTGAACCCGTCAGTCATTCTTGTGTCGACCCAGCCCGGCGCGACCGCGTTCACGCGGATACCCTCACGGCCGAGTTCCAGCGCGAGGCTCTTCGTCAACCCGAGCAGGCTGAACTTCCCGACGTCGTACTCCGGGGACATCCCGACGGCGTTCTTCGTGTGTATCGACGTGATGTTGACGATTTTTCCGTAGCCCTGGTCGACCATGTTGTCGACGACGGCTTCCGTGCAGTTGATTGCGCCCCAGAGGTGGGTGTCGAGGTTGAGTTCGAAGCGACTGTCGTCGTCCCGCGTCAGGAACGGGCCGGTCGTCCCGACGCCGGCGTTGTTCACGAGAATGTCTATCCCGCCGAGTTCTTCGGTGGCGTCTGCGACCATCGACTCCACGGCGTCTTTCTCGGAGACGTCCGCCGCGTACGCGACGGCCTCCCCGCCCGCCTCCCGAATCGACGCCGCCGTCGTCTCGGCCGGTTCCAGGTCGAGGTCGTTGACGACGACTGTCGCGCCGTTGGCCGCCAGTTCTGCTGCAATCGCCGCACCGTTACCGCGCCCGGCGCCCGTAACGAGCGCGACGCGGTCGCTGCTGTCGAGTTCCATGCTACGTGTGCGGATTGGTGACTGTCCACTTGAATCTACGTGTCGGCGAAACGCAGTCCCCCGCCGAACGGTGAGCGACGGTGGATCGTCGTGCGCTCAGTCCGTCGTCTACTCCAGCGTAATCGTAGCGCCCGTTTCCGCGGATTCGTGGAGCGCTTCGAGCACGCGCATGTCGTAGAGGCCGTGGTCGCCGTCCGCGTACACGGGTTCCCCGGAGAGCACGCGGTCAGCGAAGTAGTCGAACTCCTCGGTCATCTCGTTGACGTCGTCGGCGACCATCGAGAACGAGTGGTCGTCCGTCTCGACGGTGAGTTCGCACTCCATGTGGAACGCCGGCGACAGCGTGAGTTGGCCGTCCGTCCCCGTAATCGTCAACTCCGTGTCCTCGTACGCGTTCTGCGTCGCCGTGAACGCCGCGTGTACGCCGTCGTCGTAGACCGCCGTTGCCGTGGAACGCTCGTCCGGAACGTCCGCGAACGCGTCGTGTGTGGACGCCATCTGCGCTTGCACGGAGACGGGATCCGACCCGAGGATGAACCGTGTCGTGTTGATTGGGTAGATGCCGAGGTCCATCATCGACGTGCCGTACCCGCTCGCGCCGGGGTCGAGGCGCCACTGGTCGGGGTCGTCGATGATGGAGAGCAACTGCTGGGAGTTGTTCCCGTACACCTGTACGGGGTCGCCGATGACGCCATCGTCGACGAGGTCACGGGCACGTCGGACCGCTGGCTCCGTGTGCATCCGGTAGGCGACCATCAGCGGAATGCCCGCGTCGTCGGCTACCTCGGCCATCTGCTCGGCGCGCTCGATGTCGGCTTCCATGGGCTTCTCGCAGAGCACTGCCTTCCCGAGTTCCGCTGCAGTCTCGACGTACTCCAAGTGGTAGGCGTTCGGTGTCGCGACGTAGACGGCGTCGTACTCGTCGGCGCACTCGCCGTCGTGGTAGTCGTCGCCGGAAATCGCGTGCGGCACGTCGGCCTCGTCGGCGAACCGCTGCGCTTTCTCCCGGGAGCGACTGACGAGCACGCTCACTTCACAGAGTTCCGTGTCGCGGATTGCGGGGATGGCCTCGTCGACCGTCCACCACCCGAGGCCGACGAGCGCGAGTCGAACCGTTCCGTCAGTCGCCGATTGCCAGTCGCGGTCCGTGAACGAGTCGACAGCTTGTGGGAAGTCCATACACCGTACTCCGCGGACTCGTCAAATAAAGGGTTGTGTCTCGGCGCCGCTCGCGGACCGTCGCGTCACGCGGTAACTTCTCGTTTCTCGCGTTGGTCGATGAGGCTGTTCTCCCCGTCGGACTTCCGGAACAGGTGGACGACGCCAATCCTCCCCTCGCCGAACGGCGAGCAGCTCCTCGAAATGACGTCGGTCGCGATGAATTCGACGCTGACCCGGATTCAGTACGCACAGCGACCGCTAGAACTGGATGACGCCTGAGCGCGGGCGAGATGCCGAGGTTTTAGTTGCCGGCGTGCGCGGGTGAGTTATGGCCGACGCGACTGCGCGGAAGCTCGAACGAATCGAGGACGCCCTCGGCGAGGAAGGGCTCGACGAACTCTGGTTCTGCCGCCCGGCGAACTACGCGTGGCTGACCGGCGGGGACCCAGTGATTGACGCGACCAGCGACATCGGCGTCGGCGCGGTCGGCGTCGGACAGGACGGCGTGCGCGTGGTGGCGCCGAACAACGAGCGCCAGCGCCTCCTCGACGAGGAACTCCCCGCGTTCGATGCCGCGGGCGTCGTCCCGGAAGTGACGGAGTACGAGTGGCACGAGGCGTCACTCCGAGAAGCAGTGGCGACCAACCACCGCGGCACGGCTGCCGCCGACGTCGACATCCCCGGTCTGCGCGAGTTCGACCCCGTGAGTGTGCGAGCGCCGATGCCTACCGCGGAACGACAGGGGTACCGTGAGGCCTGCGAGGAGACGACTGCGGCTGTCGAGGAAGTCGCACGAGGGCTGACTGCCGAGACGACGGAGCGAGCGGCGGCAGGCGCGCTCGCGGAGGCGCTCCTCGAACGCGGGTTCCGAGCGCCGGTCGTCCTCGTCGGCGGCGGTGAGCGCTCCCAGCGCTACCGCCACTACACGCCACGCGACGACCCGCTCGGGGAGTTCGCGCACTTGACGGTGGTCGCGGAGCGCGGCGGCCACGACGTCGCGGTGACGCGGACGGTGACGTTCGACCCGCCGTCGTGGCTCCGGGAGCGCCACGACGCCGCCTGCCGTGTAGCGGCCACCGCCGTCGCCGCGACGCGGGAAGCGGGTTCGACGGACGGGACAGCCGGCGACGTCTTCGACGCGATTTCGGACGCGTACGAAGCAGTGGGCTTCGAGGGCGAGTGGCAGGCCCACCATCAGGGCGGCGCTATCGGGTACGCGACCCGCGAGTGGGTCGCGACCCCGGACGCCGAGGACGTCGTCGCGGTGCCGATGCCGTTCGCGTGGAACCCGACTGTGCAGGGCGCGAAGTGCGAGGACACGGTGTTCGTCACGGAGGACGATACGGACGTGGTGACGACGACTGGCGACTGGCCGACGACGACCTACGAGGCGGTCGGCTACGACGAGTCCATCGCGTTCCACGACCCGCTTGCGGTCCAATAGACGAAAATATTATACTTCTGAATCACTCTTCCTATCAGAACTCTTTGTAGCACTCGACAGTTCGGTTGGGAGGCGTCGAGTGAGTGTCGCGGGCACCGTCGTGTCTCGGCTAGTCGAGACGTCCGTTCGGCCGCTATCAGCTACCGAGCAAGGAATCGTCGGAGCGACGTATACTCGACCAGCGTGGCTTCCTCGCCGGGATTTCGACGGAACAGCGAGTGGGCGTGTGTCGACCGTGGTGCAGACTGGTAAGGGCCGATGCCACTGTCCGAGGAAAAGACGAAACGGAATTTAAGCGTTTTTACCGAGTTATTGCGGTGTAAGAGACGACGACAGTCGGTATCACTCACTCGTTTCACGGGCGTCGGCTGAGCCATCTCGTATCACTCTCCACGAAGTGTTTTCCGGGAGCGACAGTAGAGTTGATTGACTCACATCGATGTCCGAAGACACGACGCTATTCTACTTTGTAAACTATTTCTACTTCCAGTAACAGACAGTTGTGTGATTGTTTCGGATGGCTGCTGTAGTGGCCTCGGCACGTGCGGGTTCAGGTGGCCGCTGCATCGAGATGGCAGCGGGCGAGCGCGTCGATTCAATCGCCGAGGAGTGCGTCGTAGCCGTCGTTGTAGCTGAGGTAGTACGAGATGGCTACCAGCACCGCGAGCGTGAAGAACCGGGCAAACACGTCCGGCGGCGAGAGAATCGACGAGAGCGGCAGCGAGAGGAGGGAACCGACGAGAAAGCGAACGTGTGGGGACCCGAACATATGCCACCGTAGCCGGGGAGGAGTAAAAGAGTGAGGACGGAAACGGCCACACCACAGAACGCACTGAACGGCTGTCGCTGGCACTCACGTAGTCTCGACGTGGTGCTCGACGACTGCTGCTTGGGCTTTCCGGACGAGTTCGCTGGCCGTACTCGTCGAGCAGTCGAGTCGTTCCGCGACGTCAGCAATCGACCCGCTGCGGGGCACTTCGTAGTAGCCGACGTCGACGGCGGCGTCCAGCGCGGCGCGCTGGCGGTCGGTGAGTCCCCACGGCGAGCGCAGGCGGTCGAATTCGTGGACGGATTCGATGGTGACGTCGAGGAGCGCGCTGAGTTCTTCGTGGAACGTGCTGAGCGCCGTCGGTTCGCCGACCGCCTCGAACTGTACCGCGCCGGTGTCCAAGAAGACGACCGGCGGGAGGAACACCACGCGCGCCTCGGCAATCGCGTCGAGGAGGGCAGGCGCGAACTCGTAGCGCTGCTGTTGGAGGAACACGTACGTGCCGTCGTCGCTCTCGACGAAGTTGCGCACGAGCAGCGAGTCGATGGCGTCGACAGCCGTCGCCGTCGCGTCCCGGTCGCCGTCGCACCAGAACAGCGTCGTCGCGTCGGCGGTCGGACTCCACGAGAGGAGTTCGGCGCGCGTGAGTGCGCTCGCCTCCGTGATTCGCTCGTGGAGCGGGTGGACGAACTCGTCGGGGTACGTCGCGGAGAACTGCGTGCGCTTCATGCCGCTATTGGGCGTCGTTCGGCGAATCGGCACATCAATACCCGTGGTTCGAGGGCGCGGTCACTGCGACGCCGCCAGAATCTCCGGGACGCTGTCGAGCAGCGTCTGCAGGTGGTCCGCGTTGTCGACGACGCGGAGCGTCGCCCCGTCGAGTTCTGACGCGAAGCGTCTGGCGTCGCCGAGCGGGACGTTCGTGTCGTCGCTGCCGTGCCACAGGCGAACGTCGCTGGAAACGGATTCGAAGCCGACGCGCCACTCGGTCGCCGTCTGTCGGAGTTCGGCGACGGTTCCCGAGCGGTGGTCGGCGAGTGCTTCGAGGAAATCCGCGCGCACGACTTCGGCTTCCTCGGCGGTGATACCCGACGGCTCGCCGGTCGTGTACTGCGCGAGGACGAACGACGGGTCGCGGCGGCGCGCGAGCCACGTCTGCGCCCGGAGCGCCCCACCGAGCAGTCGCGGCGTTCGCGCCGCCATCCCACTGAGGAGGCGGTGGACTGTGGGCTGGTCGGCGGTAGCCTTCGGTGGGGTCGCTCCGGAGACGACGTCGACGCGAGTGACTCGCTCCGGGAGCGTCGCCGCGGCGGCGAGTGCGTGTGGCGCCCCGCCCGAGAACGCGACGAGGTCTGCCTCCTCGGCGCCGGCGTCGTCGAGGACGGCGGTCACGAGC
It encodes:
- the gfo6 gene encoding D-xylose 1-dehydrogenase Gfo6 is translated as MDFPQAVDSFTDRDWQSATDGTVRLALVGLGWWTVDEAIPAIRDTELCEVSVLVSRSREKAQRFADEADVPHAISGDDYHDGECADEYDAVYVATPNAYHLEYVETAAELGKAVLCEKPMEADIERAEQMAEVADDAGIPLMVAYRMHTEPAVRRARDLVDDGVIGDPVQVYGNNSQQLLSIIDDPDQWRLDPGASGYGTSMMDLGIYPINTTRFILGSDPVSVQAQMASTHDAFADVPDERSTATAVYDDGVHAAFTATQNAYEDTELTITGTDGQLTLSPAFHMECELTVETDDHSFSMVADDVNEMTEEFDYFADRVLSGEPVYADGDHGLYDMRVLEALHESAETGATITLE
- a CDS encoding Xaa-Pro peptidase family protein; protein product: MADATARKLERIEDALGEEGLDELWFCRPANYAWLTGGDPVIDATSDIGVGAVGVGQDGVRVVAPNNERQRLLDEELPAFDAAGVVPEVTEYEWHEASLREAVATNHRGTAAADVDIPGLREFDPVSVRAPMPTAERQGYREACEETTAAVEEVARGLTAETTERAAAGALAEALLERGFRAPVVLVGGGERSQRYRHYTPRDDPLGEFAHLTVVAERGGHDVAVTRTVTFDPPSWLRERHDAACRVAATAVAATREAGSTDGTAGDVFDAISDAYEAVGFEGEWQAHHQGGAIGYATREWVATPDAEDVVAVPMPFAWNPTVQGAKCEDTVFVTEDDTDVVTTTGDWPTTTYEAVGYDESIAFHDPLAVQ
- a CDS encoding SDR family NAD(P)-dependent oxidoreductase, which encodes MELDSSDRVALVTGAGRGNGAAIAAELAANGATVVVNDLDLEPAETTAASIREAGGEAVAYAADVSEKDAVESMVADATEELGGIDILVNNAGVGTTGPFLTRDDDSRFELNLDTHLWGAINCTEAVVDNMVDQGYGKIVNITSIHTKNAVGMSPEYDVGKFSLLGLTKSLALELGREGIRVNAVAPGWVDTRMTDGFTDETVEQILDSNPLDRFAQPEEIADAVMFLSSPASDYVNGHELRVDGGQVPIDSWKHDNR
- a CDS encoding aldehyde dehydrogenase family protein, with the protein product MTDTSSNYVDGEWVSASTGETVDVTNPAKPSEVVARYQQSGTEDANEAAEAAAAAEDEWANTPGPERGRILRQAGSILADRKDELTDQLVAEEGKARPEAAGEVQRAIDIFHYFAGKASDLGGTMKASSSPDTTLYTRKEPVGVAALITPWNYPIAIPAWKLAPALAAGNTVVLKPASVAPGPAVALAEALDEAGLPDGVLNVVTGPGSSVASTFVEHEEVDAVSFTGSSQVGEMVYDQATDQGKRAQTEMGGKNPTLVADSADPEEAAEIVANGGFGTTGQSCTACSRAIVHEDVYDEFVDALVAEAESIDIGPGMDHEMGPQVSQSELDSTLEYIDIARDEGATLATGGDTPDGLGDGYFVEPTVFSDVDNDMRIAQEEVFGPVVAVIKVSDFDEGLEVANDVEYGLSASVVTDDHTEANRFLDEAEAGVVKVNEKTTGLELHVPFGGFKRSSSETWREQGDEGLEFYTIEKTVYDNY
- a CDS encoding alpha/beta fold hydrolase, which produces MAAHTRSPDCGEDRDGERTRTIRLDADRDLTYTEYGAESGTPVVFFHGTPGSRRLGALFERDARANDVRLLAFDRPGCGQSSPWPDYSIRDAGQLVTAVLDDAGAEEADLVAFSGGAPHALAAAATLPERVTRVDVVSGATPPKATADQPTVHRLLSGMAARTPRLLGGALRAQTWLARRRDPSFVLAQYTTGEPSGITAEEAEVVRADFLEALADHRSGTVAELRQTATEWRVGFESVSSDVRLWHGSDDTNVPLGDARRFASELDGATLRVVDNADHLQTLLDSVPEILAASQ
- a CDS encoding helix-turn-helix domain-containing protein; protein product: MKRTQFSATYPDEFVHPLHERITEASALTRAELLSWSPTADATTLFWCDGDRDATATAVDAIDSLLVRNFVESDDGTYVFLQQQRYEFAPALLDAIAEARVVFLPPVVFLDTGAVQFEAVGEPTALSTFHEELSALLDVTIESVHEFDRLRSPWGLTDRQRAALDAAVDVGYYEVPRSGSIADVAERLDCSTSTASELVRKAQAAVVEHHVETT